One genomic segment of Pseudorca crassidens isolate mPseCra1 chromosome X, mPseCra1.hap1, whole genome shotgun sequence includes these proteins:
- the LOC137216558 gene encoding acetylserotonin O-methyltransferase-like has product MHAPSPWRVRLVLKRIEAESGFCRCPEVLFAACELGVFDLLAEVLEALGSAAVAARLGVSSRGTELLLHACVSLKLLQVEMRREKAVYENTELASTYLARASPKSQQDMLLYAARTTYLGWGHLAARLSGGRNRYLKAFGVPSEELFTAIYR; this is encoded by the exons ATGCACGCTCCCTCCCCATGGCGTGTGCGTCTGGTTCTTAAGAGAATTGAAGCTGAGTCTGGTTTCTGCCGTTGCCCCGAGGTTCTCTTCGCCGCCTGTGAGCTGGGAGTCTTTGACCTTCTGGCCGAGGTCCTGGAGGCCCTGGGCTCGGCTGCAGTGGCTGCACGTCTGGGCGTCAGCTCCCGGGGGACAGAGCTACTGCTGCATGCCTGTGTGTCCCTGAAGCTGCTTCAAGTGGAAATGAGGAGAGAAAAAG CTGTGTATGAAAACACAGAGCTCGCCAGCACCTACCTGGCCAGAGCCAGCCCCAAGTCCCAGCAGGACATGCTGCTGTACGCGGCCAGGACCACCTACCTGGGCTGGGGCCACCTGGCCGCGCGGCTGTCAGGTGG GAGGAACCGGTATCTGAAGGCCTTTGGGGTTCCCTCCGAGGAGCTCTTCACTGCCATCTACAGGTAA